In a single window of the Micromonospora sp. WMMD1155 genome:
- a CDS encoding cation diffusion facilitator family transporter, whose protein sequence is MGAGHDHHHGSVANAAHQHRGRLWAAFGLLATLMVVEAVTALHTGSLALLSDAGHMFTDVLGIGMALAAITATRRATGDPQRTFGLYRLEVLAALANAVLLSGVAVYVVIEAIRRFGDPHEVITGPMLVVAVLGLLANIAAFGLLRAGARESINIQGAYLEVLGDLLGSVGVIGAAVLITVTDWWWADPLVAVAIGVFILPRTWRLARAAIRILVQAAPEHLQVTAVHDRLAAVPGVVEVHDLHVWTLTSGMDVASAHLTMEPGAEVGAVLTAARTALHDDFRIEHATLQIEPGAASGECGSIEW, encoded by the coding sequence GTGGGCGCAGGTCATGACCACCACCACGGGTCCGTCGCCAATGCCGCGCACCAGCACCGGGGGCGACTCTGGGCGGCGTTCGGGCTGCTCGCCACCCTGATGGTGGTCGAGGCGGTGACCGCCCTGCACACCGGCTCACTCGCCCTGCTCTCCGATGCCGGGCACATGTTCACCGACGTGCTCGGCATCGGCATGGCGCTCGCCGCGATCACCGCCACCCGACGGGCCACCGGCGACCCGCAGCGCACCTTCGGGCTCTACCGACTCGAGGTGCTCGCCGCGCTGGCCAACGCCGTCCTGCTCTCCGGCGTCGCGGTCTACGTGGTGATCGAGGCGATCCGCCGCTTCGGCGACCCGCACGAGGTCATCACCGGTCCGATGCTCGTGGTGGCGGTGCTCGGCCTGCTGGCGAACATCGCCGCGTTCGGCCTGCTCCGCGCCGGCGCGCGGGAGAGCATCAACATCCAGGGCGCCTACCTGGAGGTGCTCGGCGACCTGCTCGGCTCGGTCGGCGTGATCGGCGCGGCGGTGCTCATCACCGTCACCGACTGGTGGTGGGCCGATCCGCTGGTCGCCGTCGCCATCGGCGTGTTCATCCTGCCGCGCACCTGGCGGCTGGCCCGCGCGGCCATCCGCATCCTGGTGCAGGCCGCACCGGAACACCTCCAGGTGACCGCCGTGCACGACCGGCTGGCCGCAGTCCCCGGCGTGGTCGAGGTGCACGACCTGCACGTCTGGACGCTCACCTCGGGCATGGACGTCGCCTCCGCCCACCTGACCATGGAGCCCGGCGCGGAGGTCGGCGCGGTGCTCACCGCCGCGCGCACCGCCCTGCACGACGACTTCCGCATCGAGCACGCCACGTTGCAGATCGAGCCGGGCGCGGCATCCGGAGAATGCGGCTCCATCGAGTGGTGA
- a CDS encoding AAA family ATPase, protein MTDQTGLEQEIAVEQRHLDRVYARLAELRQSAVRAERDGYRMARVGTFGALVERDAMVFHAAQRRHTLDAEHEGLVFGRLDLRDRQVLHVGRLGIRDEDASTLVVDWRAPAAAAFYQATPAQPLNVVRRRTIQSRAERVTRIEDDLLDPTAAPEGMTVVGDGALLATLSKATGRGMRDIVATIQREQDEAIRSPGNGVTIVAGGPGTGKTAVALHRAAFLLYSDRSRYAGGGILVVGPSSVFVEYIGSVLPSLGEDTATLHSLGTLFPGMTATRTDPPEVAAVKGSLRMRRVLERASRDAVPGGPGELRLLYRGTLLRLDRTTLDRIRDRALHRGARRNEVRRAGFDGVFAALWAQAREVGVTRLPEQRAFEAEIAERSEFREFLKAWWPRLHPRHVLGWLTRPDRLRRYAGGILSGAEIRLLTAAYRDLDSAGLTIADIALLDELDALLGKPAQPARARRDPFQLAGGVRELSTAADRQRAARAAARERPEDYREYAHVVVDEAQDVSPMQWRMIGRRGRLASWTVVGDPAQTAWTGDPDELDRARDQALGRRKRHDFTLTTNYRNSSEIFAVAAAEIRRLYPDLPLPSAVRSTGVDPVELVVPATGLETATVKAAADLLAEVEGTVGVITPVPRRDEVVGWLDALAAPRLQVVTSLEAKGMEYDGVVLVAPSEIRADPGAGVRTLYVALSRATQRLTTIDPTG, encoded by the coding sequence TTGACCGACCAGACCGGCCTGGAGCAGGAGATCGCCGTCGAGCAACGCCACCTCGACCGGGTGTACGCCCGGTTGGCCGAGCTGCGGCAGTCGGCGGTCCGCGCCGAGCGCGACGGCTACCGGATGGCTCGGGTGGGCACCTTCGGCGCGCTCGTGGAGCGCGACGCGATGGTCTTCCACGCGGCACAGCGACGACACACGCTGGACGCCGAGCACGAGGGGCTGGTCTTCGGGCGGCTGGACCTGCGCGACCGTCAGGTGCTGCACGTCGGGCGGCTCGGGATCCGGGACGAGGACGCCAGCACCCTCGTCGTCGACTGGCGGGCGCCGGCCGCCGCCGCCTTCTACCAGGCCACCCCGGCGCAGCCGCTGAACGTGGTGCGTCGCCGCACGATCCAGTCCCGCGCCGAGCGTGTCACCCGGATCGAGGACGACCTGCTGGACCCGACCGCCGCTCCGGAGGGGATGACGGTCGTCGGTGACGGGGCGTTGCTGGCCACCCTGTCCAAGGCCACCGGCCGGGGCATGCGGGACATCGTGGCGACCATCCAGCGGGAGCAGGACGAGGCGATCCGCTCGCCCGGTAACGGGGTGACGATCGTCGCGGGTGGCCCCGGCACCGGCAAGACGGCGGTGGCCCTGCACCGGGCCGCGTTCCTGCTCTACTCCGACCGCAGCCGGTACGCGGGCGGCGGCATCCTGGTGGTGGGCCCGTCGTCGGTCTTCGTGGAGTACATCGGCTCGGTGTTGCCGTCGCTCGGTGAGGACACCGCGACCCTGCACTCGCTGGGCACCCTCTTCCCGGGGATGACCGCCACCCGCACCGACCCGCCCGAGGTGGCGGCGGTGAAGGGCTCGCTGCGGATGCGTCGGGTGCTGGAGCGGGCGTCCCGCGACGCGGTGCCGGGCGGCCCGGGTGAGCTGCGGCTGCTCTACCGGGGCACGCTGCTGCGGCTGGACCGGACGACGCTGGACCGGATCCGGGACCGCGCGCTGCACCGGGGCGCCCGACGCAACGAGGTGCGCCGGGCCGGCTTCGACGGGGTGTTCGCCGCGCTCTGGGCGCAGGCCCGTGAGGTGGGCGTCACCCGGCTGCCGGAGCAGCGGGCCTTCGAGGCGGAGATCGCCGAGCGGTCGGAGTTCCGGGAGTTCCTGAAGGCGTGGTGGCCGCGTCTGCACCCTCGGCACGTTCTCGGCTGGCTGACCCGGCCGGACCGGCTGCGCCGGTACGCCGGGGGGATCCTCTCCGGCGCGGAGATCCGGCTGCTCACCGCCGCGTACCGGGACCTGGACTCGGCCGGGCTCACCATCGCCGACATCGCGCTGCTGGACGAACTGGACGCGCTGCTCGGGAAGCCGGCACAACCGGCCCGGGCCCGTCGTGACCCGTTCCAGCTCGCCGGGGGCGTACGCGAGCTGAGCACCGCCGCCGACCGACAGCGGGCCGCCCGGGCGGCGGCCCGGGAGCGGCCGGAGGACTACCGGGAGTACGCGCACGTGGTCGTCGACGAGGCGCAGGACGTCTCACCGATGCAGTGGCGGATGATCGGCCGTCGGGGGCGGTTGGCCTCCTGGACCGTGGTGGGTGACCCCGCGCAGACCGCGTGGACCGGCGACCCCGACGAGTTGGACCGGGCCCGGGACCAGGCGCTGGGGCGGCGCAAACGGCACGACTTCACGCTGACCACGAACTACCGCAACTCCTCCGAGATCTTCGCGGTGGCGGCGGCGGAGATCCGTCGGCTGTACCCGGATCTGCCGCTGCCGAGCGCCGTCCGCTCCACCGGGGTCGATCCGGTCGAGTTGGTGGTGCCCGCGACCGGGCTGGAGACCGCGACCGTGAAGGCGGCCGCCGACCTGCTGGCCGAGGTGGAGGGCACGGTCGGCGTGATCACGCCGGTGCCGCGCCGCGACGAGGTCGTCGGCTGGCTCGACGCGCTCGCCGCGCCGAGGTTGCAGGTGGTCACCAGCCTGGAGGCCAAGGGCATGGAGTACGACGGAGTGGTGCTGGTCGCGCCGAGCGAGATCCGGGCGGATCCGGGCGCCGGAGTACGCACCCTGTACGTGGCGCTGTCCCGGGCCACCCAGCGACTCACCACCATCGACCCGACCGGCTGA